GAGCTGAAAAGCTTCTGCGGGACAAGGAGCATGTTCCATGGGAAGGAATATCTGTGTGCTGTGAAGCCCTCTTTCACAACCTTTCTCAAAGACTACAAGAGGAGAAACAACTGTGGCAGCTGGGAGAGCCAGGGAAAGGGAAGCCGATGCATAACCCAGCCTCAGACCAAGTTCAAAGCGTAAGGAGAGTTTTGCTGTGTGTCTTAACAGGCGTTCACCACGTGGGACTGCTGGGTGAAGAAGGCCTCtggaaggctgcagcaggatgccAGGCCTTCACCTCCTCCCCCCCCGAACAGCAGGTGACATTCAGGTTTCTTCAGATCGAGACTGGTTCTACCAGGACGTAACGTACCACACAGTAAAACACTGTGGCTAGGGTTGGGGACAGTTGGCATCCTGGCAGGTCATTCGGGTGAAGGTCAGCTGTACCGAATATCAGTGTCTCCACAGCCAGTGGCACTGCACACGGCTgataaaaagaattattatgCAGATTTGGGCTTGCATAGGTTCCAGCAAAACACTGGTCTGTTGCGGTTTGTGATGACTGTTCCCTTCATTGTTGTTCCAGGCGCCTTTCGTCCTCTCTGGATGCGACGAGGAGACGTGGAGGTACAGGTTATTTCCTCTCGACTTGAGGGTGATTTAGAGGAGCTCTGCCCCTGGGCCTCAGCAGGACATCGTTTCTGTCCTGCCTCACAGAGACTTCACCTAGCATAGCTTCCTGACCTTCTCCCATTGCCCTTTCTTCCTGTCTGTCAAATGGTCACCTATAGCTCCCCACATCCACTAGAGGACTGGGGCCACCCATCCGTCACCCTTTTGCTTGGCCTGGTCTGCTTACAGCAAAGCAGGGGAGAGAGATGCTGTGGAGAGGAAccatctggcagcagcagccaccctcccttgctccctgtGTGTCTTGCAGCTTTCCATGTTCATGTCTGAGTTGTTCTAGTTAGTATTTTCTATAGGGAATACCACCTGCTCCCCTTCAGATCTGCTCTTGCCTGGCTTTGATAAGACATTGGCACATGTAGTAGGGAACGTGGCGGCTTTGGGCACACTGGAGATGTTCCTCAGTTTCCCCAAATGTTCCCGGGCAGCCAGGAAGCTGCTTCTCAGCCTGAAACTCTAAGCACTTTGGACCAAGCTCTCCCGACTGCTTAAGACATGATTGCCCTGCCAGTCGTTCAGAGCCAGGCTTCTTACCTTGCTCACACCCCCATGGTGTTCGAGAGGCCAGCCACAAGAGTGACAGTCTCTTGTTTCTCGCTTTCCTAGGCCAGCAGCGAATGAAATAGGAGAAGCACTGAGTAGAGCCCAGATCCCCAAAGAACAGCTCCAGATGCTCCAGCAAGAGTTTTATCACCAGCATTACATCACAAGGGATGTCACCGAGCGTGCTCTCCATGAAGCCTTGAAGCAGTCTAAGCTCCCAGGCTTTTCTGGATTGGTAAGGGCATGCTGCAGAAGGCTCTACTCAGaggtttctttcctccctccagaCTTTATCTTTCTACAGTTCCCTGTCCTGGCTAGCCAAAAGGCTGGTGTGGCTGGAACAAGTGCTGTGCATGGCCACACCTCCTTTCCTCTCGCTCCACACTTCTGTATGGGGGAAGAGAGCACCGTGATGGGAGTCCCAGTTGCTGTACTTATACCTTTCTCAGTGTAGAGCAAGCCTGGGAGGTTTCCAGGCAATCTGGGCTTTCCTCACAGCTGAGTTGAACCTCATACACCTTCCCCTTGGCTGGCCTTGCAAGGGAGATGATTGTcccattccttttcctgttaACAGGCGCTTGCCTTtgttctcttccccaggctgttCAAGGGATCATCAATCAAGTCTTggagaagctggaagaaagCCAAGTCCCGATGACTGATTATGCCCTCAAATCGTCAGGTGCTGTGCCGTTGTACACAGACTGGTTCCAGAGTGCTTCCTGCGCACACTGACAAGATGGGCCTTGGAACGGGCTCAGTGGTAGGAGAGAAAGGGCAAGAAGCCGAGGGCCACACTGTGCCCTAAAAAACGTACCCACTGACAGACTCTGGAAGCGGCTGGACTCCACCTAAAGAGCAGAAAGCCTAGCTGACATTCCAGCTGACATTACCATAGGTTCATgagtcccagctctgctttccagaggGATCACGCcaggaagaaagaggggaatcccactgcaggagatggaggagcACTTAACAGCATTTCTCAGGCGAACAGTGCAATATTCCTCCTGACACTGCTCAATGATCGTgcttatgttttcatttccagggGCTGCTGTCATTCCTGAATACACAAGTCCATCCTACCGGAGTTCGGCATATAAAATCGTGTTGTTTTCCCTGCTATCGCTGGATTATGTGAGATCTCCTGAACTTATTCTTGAGGTAGGAGCaccaagaaacaggaaaacGAAAGGCGGGtttgggggtgtgtgggggggtgtTGGAGAATGCAACCATGCTGCTGAGAGTTGCCTTTACCCTTCTCTTTGCTCCTCAAAGCTTTCTTTCCCTGTCACATTCTTGTATGGACTCACTCACTGTCTCCCTGCCGAGTATTTCCTCTCCCAGACTGCCTCAGGTCCTCCATCTGAGCTGCTAGCAGGCAGCCTTGGTCCTGCAGCCTTTGTCTTCCTCGTCCCTGTGCAAACTGTCAGCATGGCTGAGGGCCTGCACTGCTGGAGGGCCCCACTCTGTGTTGTCAAGCTCTCCTGGCACTGATCATGGGAACACACCCAGTTGCGTGCCTTCACAGTGCTTCTACAGTGCTGAAGGGGTCTTGTGACCTGTGGATTCTCAcaactgctgctctgtttgGTACTGGCAGGGTCTGACCCAAGGCACTAGATGcagttcagagcagagctggtgggCCAGATCAGTTCTTACTCCGTGATGCTCATGGCAGAAACGAAAGCCGGGGCACTCTTCTCCACGTGAACGcagtttcttcttctcctttcagaaggaaaatcatCCAGGAAACTGCTGGCCCTTCCATGGAAGTCAGGGACACGTCCTCATCAAGCTCTCTGTGCCAATCATTCCCAGAGCAGTCACCATGGACCATGTCTCAGGGCCACCGCTCCTCAAAAACGGTGTCTCCAGTGCTCCAAAGGACTTTGCTGTCTACGTAAGTGATTTCTCTGAGTGGGGGGCAGAGGGTTGCTCAGCATTTCTAAGCAGGGGGTAAATACGGGTCAGAACCCAGAGGCCTGCGGCTCCCTCTTGCCTTGCAGAAGAACCAGGCTCCTTGGAGTTGCTCCCTTTCCATTGGACTCCTCTTTTGTCCAATATACCACACAAAAGGAGGCTTCTGGGCCAAGACCGTGCTCCAGGAGCCACAGGGAAAATGAGCTGGCACAGTGTCTGCCCCTTGGACCTTCCTGGCTCCCAATGCCAGTGAGCATTGGTGATCCTCAGGGATCATTACCCTGGGAATGTCTGCTCCTTTTCTGACAGCCTACACTCGTTAAGTAGGCAAGTGTGGCAGCACCCTGGCTAGCTTCAGCTTCTCGTCTTTTCCCTGTGATTATCTTCCTTGGGCTATGTAGATGAAATAAATCAGGACTTCACCACCAGAGGTTCAGTCTTGCCATGGTGGACCAGGGCACTCATGTTTTCTCCACCCCATCGTTCCCTAGGCGGTGACGGAAGACCaggaggagcagctcctgggactgtttgttttcctggcacCACTGAATCCCACTCAGACCTTTCAGCTAAAGGTAGGGGGACAAAGAGGGAGGAGAACggagaagggatgggaggaaaggagagggggagaaatgCTGCTTGCTGGGGAGAAGCTCCCGTGCCCAAGGGCTGGAAGCAACATTCTCCTGGAGAATGCTGTGTGCCGTGCTGTCCCTCCTTCTGCTTTAACCTCCTAAATGGCATACGCCTGGAATGccattctccttcccttttgGGTTTACGCTTCAGTGCTGACAACCACCACTGCTGAAGCTGAAATCAGCTTGGCTGTCTGGACTCCAAGTGCCTACACGTGGCCACATCCACTCAGGAAACACTGCTACTGGCCTGCTCATTAAAGACTAGAAATACGGGGCTTTCTGAGGATGCTGTTGTTTCTAGTGTCCAGGCCAGCTAGACAGGGAGGCCGTTCTGTGCCATGGCCTTCTAGAGAAGGCATTGAGACATGATAGGGACACCGCTGGGTCTTCTGACAGGGGAAGCATGTGCCCTGAGGTAGGCTAGAAGTATTTGCCAATCCGTTCACTACAATTTCAGGGAGATGCTtgttcctttcctgttcttttggCCCAATGAGGTAGAGCGGTGGAAGAATGTCTCGGCCACAACCCTCCCAGGGCAGTCAGGTGTTGAACAAGTCCATTGCTGCAGTGCTAGGTCAGTAGTTGAATgccagagaggaaaagacaactcatctcttctcctcctttcagaATGAGATCTCTGGGTCTGTGAATTACATCCTGCTGCGAGTGCTGAGCAACTGGGGCCACCCGGACTACACCTGCGTATATCGGTTCAGGGTGCACGGTGATCCTGCCAGCAAGGAGGGGAAGGTGGCACTCTGAGCCGACAACAAAGCTCCTTGGTTGTCATTGAGTGTTCTGCCTGTGATAATAAAGTTCTGTGATTGTCATTGAATGTTTTGCCTCTCATGCTAAGGGATAAGAGAACTCAGGTCCTTCTCTCCAGCCACAAGCTTATGGGAGATTTCCCTGGAGGGAGAGGTGATGGAAAAAACGACTAAGAACCATTTCCTACAGACACATTAGTTTGGGGGGGTTAAACACACTGAATGTGTGTGcagttcaaggaaaaaaaaggcttccaaggACTCCAAACAGGCAAGAGGGAACCCCAACATTTACCCTTAAAGACTCCCTAAATCTGTCTGACCCCAAAATAGTCCCTGGGCGCCCAAAATATAGTCCAGGGACCTCCAAATGCCAGCTCAAGCTCTACTAAAATGCCCTTTGGGGACCCAAAATGGCCCAGGGACCCCCCCAGATGGGCCTTAGGGTCCCCCAGATTTACACCCAGGGATCCCCCCAAATCTTTTTGATGCCAAAAGAACCCCTGCAGAATGCCAAAATACAGCCCATGGATCCCAGAATCACCCCAGGGCCTCCACAATGACATCTGCGGACCAAAAATGGCACCAGGGACCCTCAGGTTgccccagagaagtggtaaatgccccatccctggctgtattcaagaccaggttggacagagctgtgGGTGACACGGTCTAGTGAGAGATGTCCCTGTTTTCAGGGGaatagaactggatgagcttaaggccctttccaaccctaactactctatgataaTACCCCTTGCAGATCCCCCAGAACAGCTCAACGCCCCCAGACAGGCCCCCAGCAACCCTAAAACTCCCCAGGAATCCCACACTCCCCAGAGATCTCCAAACAGGGCAGAGGGGCCTTCCAAAACTCCCCCCTAGAGATCCTTAAATGGCCTCCGGGACCCCAGACTGGCCCCAGAAGAAGTCCAAATGGCCTCCAGAGACTCAAAAGTGGGCCTCAGGGACCCCAGAATCCTTCTGACATTCAAATAATCCCATGAGATGCATCAAAATCCCCCCCGGGGCCCAAAAAGCTTTTCCATGGGCCCCAGAAATGGCCTTCAGGAGACCAAAAACAGCCCAGAGAGATCCCAAAATACAGCTCGAGGGTCCATCGGGCCTCCTGCAAACTCCTGCCCACTGGAGGCTCCTCTCAGCTCCAGGATAGACTGCGACCGGAGCGACAGCGGGCCCAGGGCTACCTCCTGGCAACAAGTGTGGGAGGCTCGCCGGTTCCGCTATAGCCCGCCCTTGGCTGAGGCGCTGTTTCCTCTCAGCGCCCGCCTTGCCCACCTCCTCAACGGTGACTGTCTGTAGCGGGCGCCCTGACAGGCACCTGGGAGGGCGTTGCCAGGCAACGAGCTGGGCTTCCGGGTTCGGGCCTTCAGCGGGGAGCTGCGGCCCCCAGGCAGGGCCGCGGCCTGAGGACGAGGCGGGTTCCGGCCCTAAGGCGGCGGCTTTTGGCACTGACCGGGTGGACTGGATGCTGCGAGTGGCACTGCGGGCCCTGGAGCCAGCGAGCCAGCGGCATTCCTCCCCTTTCCGCTGTCACAGAGCGCAGCTGGGGAGCGTGAATGAGCTCCTCGCACCCCCACGCCTAGGGGAGCTctctgaagacaaaaagaagagggaagggcCAAAGCTGGGATAGGAAATGTGCCCCCAAAATACAGTGGCCTGTTCCGAGTGATGTTTCTGCATTGAAATCATGGGCAGGAAGGTACCTCAGAGTGCCCATGTGTGAAAATAACCCGCAGTTGACGTGAGCCCTTCTGGAGCATGAGCTGGTTGTACAGGAAGGAATGTGGAGGTGGGCTGGGATGTAGAGCTGGGGCTCACATCCAGCACAGGAGCAAGCAGGCTGTGGCATCTTCATCCCTGGAGATGGTTGCTGGGGacaaatccccccccccccccccccccccaacagaCAGAGGCACCCACCCATGGGGCACGACACCAGGGGACATGCAGCCAGCTCACAGGGACACCAGGAAAACACATACCCCTGGTGTGATCATTTCAGCTTTATTGATGGAGCCAGGGCCCTGGTGCTGTGGTGGCACAGAAACATTGGTGGCCGGAAGGCTCTGCTGCTAACACTGGGCACAGGTCAGCAGCAGGTCCTCTTCAGAGAAAGCAACATGCCTGGGAGCCTTTCCAAAGGGCCTTTGTAGCTGCTGTGAACTGAGGCCCTGTGACAATGATGGTAATGTTGTCATTGTGCAgctctgtagcaattaataCCCAGAGTTTGGGTATCGCAAAGCATGCTCAGGGTACAGAGCCAGAGGTCCTAGCTGTCCTGGTGCAAAGTGGGAATGCAAGTGGGAATGCAGAGAGCTGCCACCTCTGATGGGAGGATACGGTCTGGTGTTGGAGGATGTTTTCCCTCATGCAGAGGAGCAAAACCTGCTCCCGCTCATGTCGGACTTGGCCTTAGAACACAGGGCTGCCTTCTGTTGTGACGTTGCCTAGTGCCAGTGATGTCACAAAGCACTGTTGGCTTTGAGGCAGACACAGGAGGGTGGAAGATCAGAGTTGTCCCTGTGTCAAGAGACTGCAGCTCTTGAGGGAACAGACTCCACAGTGGTTGGTTTGCTCCTGAGCAAGCAGGATGCCTGTTGTCTGCACCTCAGTGCAGAAAGAGAGAGTCTCACGGTGGGGCCAAGTTTTGAAAAGGTATGTTTGAAGCCTCTGCAGAATGGGTTATGAGCCTGAGCTTCCCTGGTTCTTGGAAAAACATAAGAggactgtttatttttaatgaagtgcATGCCGTGAGCTAGGTTCAAGACCTGCCATCCCTactgctgctctcaggtctgCTGCTGAACTGCATGGGTGCCACCAGCTTCACtatccttttcctctttgctgctccATAGGAAAATGAAGGCTCTGAAGGCAGtgaccctggtgctgctgcgTAGGAGAATGAAGGCTCTGAAGGCAGTGACCCTGGTGCTGCTCATCAGTCTGCTCTTGTTCGGTGAGTCTTGGTGGAACTGGGACCTGAGCATGGTGCCTTAGGAGATAGGGCTCCATGTGCTCTGACCGGAGTAGCCCAGCAAAGAGTAGGAAGAAGTGAGAGAGGTGTGCCAGTTCCCCCTGCTTCAGAGGAATGGCTGTGGAGGCAAGGAAGGGCTCAGCCAGTTCTCTTAAGGCGATGGAGGGGCAGTGGCTATCCTCCCCTGTCCCCAGGAGCTGAAAAGCTTCTGCGGGACAAGGAGCATGTTCCATGGGAAGGAATATCTGTGTGCTGTGAAGCCCTCTTTCACAACCTTTCTCAAAGACTACAAGAGGAGAAACAACTGTGGCAGCTGGGAGAGCCAGGGAAAGGGAAGCCGATGCATAACCCAGCCTCAGACCAAGTTCAAAGCGTAAGGAGAGTTTTGCTGTGTGTCTTAACAGGCGTTCACCACGTGGGACTGCTGGGTGAAGAAGGCCTCtggaaggctgcagcaggatgccAGGCCTTCACCTCCTCCCCCCCCGAACAGCAGGTGTCATTCAGGTTTCTTCAGATCGAGACTGGTTCTACCAGGACGTAACGTACCACACAGTAAAACACTGTGGCTAGGGTTGGGGACAGTTGGCATCCTGGCAGGTCATTCGGGTGAAGGTCAGCTGTACCGAATATCAGTGTCTCCACAGCCAGTGGCACTGCACACGGCTgataaaaagaattattatgCAGATTTGGGCTTGCTTAGGTTCCAGCAAATCACTGGTCTGTTGCGGTTTGTGATGACTGTTCCCTTCATTGTTGTTCCAGGCGCCTTCCGTCCTCTCTGGATGCGACGAGGAGACGTGGAGGTACAGGTTATTTCCTCTCGACTTGAGGGTGATTTAGAGGAGCTCTGCCCCTGGGCCTCAGCAGGACATCGTTTCTGTCCTGCCTCACAGAGACCTCACCTAGCACAGCTTCCTGACCTTCTCCCATTGCCCTTTCTTCCTGTCTGTCAAATGGTCACCTATAGCTCCCCACATCCACTAGAGGACTGGGGCCACCCATCCGTCACCCTTTTGCTTGGCCTGGTCTGCTTACAGCAAAGCAGGGGAGAGAGATGCTGTGGAGAGGAAccatctggcagcagcagccaccctcccttgctccctgtGTGTCTTGCAGCTTTCCATGTTCATGTCTGAGTTGTTCTAGTTAGTATTTTCTATAGGGAATACCACCTGCTCCCCTTCAGATCTGCTCTTGCCTGGCTTTGATAAGACATTGGCACATGGAGTAGGGAACGTGGCGGCTTTGGGCACACTGGAGATGTTCCTCAGTTTCCCCAAATGTTCCCGGGCAGCCAGGAAGCTGCTTCTCAGCCTGAAACTCTAAGCACTTTGGACCAAGCTCTCCCGACTGCTTAAGACATGATTGCCCTGCCAGTCGTTCAGAGCCAGGCTTCTTACCTTGCTCACACCCCCATGGTGTTCGAGAGGCCAGCCACAAGAGTGACAGTCTCTTGTTTCTCGCTTTCCTAGGCCAGCAGCGAATGAAATAGGAGAAGCACTGAGTAGAGCCCAGATCCCCAAAGAACAGCTCCAGATGCTCCAGCAAGAGTTTTATCACCAGCATTACATCACAAGGGATGTCACCGAGCGTGCTCTCCATGAAGCCTTGAAGCAGTCTAAGCTCCCAGGCTTTTCTGGATTGGTAAGGGCATGCTGCAGAAGGCTCTACTCAGaggtttctttcctccctccagaCTTTATCTTTCTACAGTTCCCTGTCCTGGCTAGCCAAAAGGCTGGTGTGGCTGGAACAAGTGCTGTGCATGGCCACACCTCCTTTCCTCTCGCTCCACACTTCTGTATGGGGGAAGAGAGCACCGTGATGGGAGTCCCAGTTGCTGTACTTATACCTTTCTCAGTGTAGAGCAAGCCTGGGAGGTTTCCAGGCAATCTGGGCTTTCCTCACAGCTGAGTTGAACCTCATACACCTTCCCCTTGGCTGGCCTTGCAAGGGAGATGATTGTcccattccttttcctgttaACAGGCGCTTGCCTTtgttctcttccccaggctgttCAAGGGATCATCAATCAAGTCTTggagaagctggaagaaagCCAAGTCCCGATGACTGATTATGCCCTCAAATCGTCAGGTGCTGTGCCGTTGTACACAGACTGGTTCCAGAGTGCTTCCTGCGCACACTGACAAGATGGGCCTTGGAACGGGCTCAGTGGTAGGAGAGAAAGGGCAAGAAGCCGAGGGCCACACTGTGCCCTAAAAAACGTACCCACTGACAGACTCTGGAAGCGGCTGGACTCCACCTAAAGAGCAGAAAGCCTAGCTGACATTCCAGCTGACATTACCATAGGTTCATgagtcccagctctgctttccagaggGATCACGCcaggaagaaagaggggaatcccactgcaggagatggaggagcACTTAACAGCATTTCTCAGGCGAACAGTGCAATATTCCTCCTGACACTGCTCAATGATCGTgcttatgttttcatttccagggGCTGCTGTCATTCCTGAATACACAAGTCCATCCTACCGGAGTTCGGCATATAAAATCGTGTTGTTTTCCCTGCTATCGCTGGATTATGTGAGATCTCCTGAACTTATTCTTGAGGTAGGAGCaccaagaaacaggaaaacGAAAGGCGGGtttgggggtgtgtgggggggtgtTGGAGAATGCAACCATGCTGCTGAGAGTTGCCTTTACCCTTCTCTTTGCTCCTCAAAGCTTTCTTTCCCTGTCACATTCTTGTATGGACTCACTCACTGTCTCCCTGCCGAGTATTTCCTCTCCCAGACTGCCTCAGGTCCTCCATCTGAGCTGCTAGCAGGCAGCCTTGGTCCTGCAGCCTTTGTCTTCCTCGTCCCTGTGCAAACTGTCAGCATGGCTGAGGGCCTGCACTGCTGGAGGGCCCCACTCTGTGTTGGCAAGCTCTCCTGGCACTGATCATGGGAACACACCCAGTTGCGTGCCTTCACAGTGCTTCTACAGTGCTGAAGGGGTCTTGTGACCTGTGGATTCTCAcaactgctgctctgtttgGTACTGGCAGGGTCTGACCCAAGGCACTAGATGcagttcagagcagagctggtgggCCAGATCAGTTCTTACTCCGTGATGCTCATGGCAGAAACGAAAGCCGGGGCACTCTTCTCCACGTGAACGcagtttcttcttctcctttcagaaggaaaatcatCCAGGAAACTGCTGGCCCTTCCATGGAAGTCAGGGACACGTCCTCATCAAGCTCTCTGTGCCAATCATTCCCAGAGCAGTCACCATGGACCATGTCTCAGGGCCACCGCTCCTCAAAAACGGTGTCTCCAGTGCTCCAAAGGACTTTGCTGTCTACGTAAGTGATTTCTCTGAGTGGGGGGCAGAGGGTTGCTCAGCATTTCTAAGCAGGGGGTAAATACGGGTCAGAACCCAGAGGCCTGCGGCTCCCTCTTGCCTTGCAGAAGAACCAGGCTCCTTGGAGTTGCTCCCTTTCCATTGGACTCCTCTTTTGTCCAATATACCACACAAAAGGAGGCTTCTGGGCCAAGACCGTGCTCCAGGAGCCACAGGGAAAATGAGCTGGCACAGTGTCTGCCCCTTGGACCTTCCTGGCTCCCAATGCCAGTGAGCATTGGTGATCCTCAGGGATCATTACCCTGGGAATGTCTGCTCCTTTTCTGACAGCCTACACTCGTTAAGTAGGCAAGTGTGGCAGCACCCTGGCTAGCTTCAGCTTCTCGTCTTTTCCCTGTGATTATCTTCCTTGGGCTATGTAGATGAAATAAATCAGGACTTCACCACCAGAGGTTCAGTCTTGCCATGGTGGACCAGGGCACTCATGTTTTCTCCACCCCATCGTTCCCTAGGCGGTGACGGAAGACCaggaggagcagctcctgggactgtttgttttcctggcacCACTGAATCCCACTCAGACCTTTCAGCTAAAGGTAGGGGGACAAAGAGGGAGGAGAACggagaagggatgggaggaaaggagagggggagaaatgCTGCTTGCTGGGGAGAAGCTCCCGTGCCCAAGGGCTGGAAGCAACATTCTCCTGGAGAATGCTGTGTGCCGTGCTGTCCCTCCTTCTGCTTTAACCTCCTAAATGGCATACGCCTGGAATGccattctccttcccttttgGGTTTACGCTTCAGTGCTGACAACCACCACTGCTGAAGCTGAAATCAGCTTGGCTGTCTGGACTCCAAGTGCCTACACGTGGCCACATCCACTCAGGAAACACTGCTACTGGCCTGCTCATTAAAGACTAGAAATACGGGGCTTTCTGAGGATGC
This window of the Melopsittacus undulatus isolate bMelUnd1 chromosome 3, bMelUnd1.mat.Z, whole genome shotgun sequence genome carries:
- the LOC117435946 gene encoding SUN domain-containing protein 3-like isoform X1; its protein translation is MLQQEFYHQHYITRDVTERALHEALKQSKLPGFSGLAVQGIINQVLEKLEESQVPMTDYALKSSGAAVIPEYTSPSYRSSAYKIVLFSLLSLDYVRSPELILEKENHPGNCWPFHGSQGHVLIKLSVPIIPRAVTMDHVSGPPLLKNGVSSAPKDFAVYAVTEDQEEQLLGLFVFLAPLNPTQTFQLKNEISGSVNYILLRVLSNWGHPDYTCVYRFRVHGDPASKEGKVAL
- the LOC117435946 gene encoding SUN domain-containing protein 3-like isoform X2 translates to MGVPVAAVQGIINQVLEKLEESQVPMTDYALKSSGAAVIPEYTSPSYRSSAYKIVLFSLLSLDYVRSPELILEKENHPGNCWPFHGSQGHVLIKLSVPIIPRAVTMDHVSGPPLLKNGVSSAPKDFAVYAVTEDQEEQLLGLFVFLAPLNPTQTFQLKNEISGSVNYILLRVLSNWGHPDYTCVYRFRVHGDPASKEGKVAL
- the LOC117435935 gene encoding SUN domain-containing protein 3-like; amino-acid sequence: MPVVCTSVQKERVSRWGQVLKRKMKALKAVTLVLLRRRMKALKAVTLVLLISLLLFGVHHVGLLGEEGLWKAAAGCQAFTSSPPEQQAPSVLSGCDEETWRPAANEIGEALSRAQIPKEQLQMLQQEFYHQHYITRDVTERALHEALKQSKLPGFSGLAVQGIINQVLEKLEESQVPMTDYALKSSGAAVIPEYTSPSYRSSAYKIVLFSLLSLDYVRSPELILEKENHPGNCWPFHGSQGHVLIKLSVPIIPRAVTMDHVSGPPLLKNGVSSAPKDFAVYAVTEDQEEQLLGLFVFLAPLNPTQTFQLKNEISGSVNYILLRVLSNWGHPDYTCVYRFRVHGDPASKEGKVAL